From Pyrenophora tritici-repentis strain M4 chromosome 1, whole genome shotgun sequence, the proteins below share one genomic window:
- a CDS encoding TPR domain-containing protein encodes MRNDCQRWVDEFSDKHWTNGNRSRVKKNMVQINLKLGQLYDVRYVNEPENGEKRLVEAVESALKEQQRRETEGVKEGEGPWMNDEEMGGTLEALATHYEQFDSHYLATPLFVKALQLCPPNSCHGVVLMNNISTCLAQQTPPSSSAPTLSSAPTDFPVSNSAPRALLIDQARTWATRALAHAAQIKAPDRTDECDVGCAVATHNLGEFFEMQGKTDEARQKYEEAMTLSKKIKFAEGVNNARLGIKRLKESKA; translated from the exons ATGCGCAACGATTGCCAGCGGTGGGTGGACGAATTCTCGGACAAGCACTGGACAAATGGCAACAGGAGTAGGGTAAAGAAGAACATGGTGCAAATCAATCTCAAGCTAGGCCAGCTGTATGATGTAAGATATGTCAATGAGCCGGAAAATGGCGAAAAGCGGCTAGTCGAGGCAGTGGAGAGTGCGCTCAAAGAACAGCAGCGGCGGGAGACGGAGGGAGTCAAAGAAGGCGAGGGGCCATGGATGAATGATGAAGAAATGGGTGGTACACTTGAAG CTCTTGCGACACACTACGAGCAATTCGACTCTCACTACTTGGCGACACCATTGTTTGTCAAGGCACTCCAGCTATGCCCGCCCAATTCGTGCCACGGCGTTGTCCTAA TGAACAACATATCCACCTGCCTCGCCCAACAAACACCTCCATCCTCTTCCGCTCCAACCCTCTCATCCGCGCCCACCGACTTCCCTGTCAGCAACTCGGCGCCCCGTGCTCTTCTCATCGACCAAGCTCGTACATGGGCAACAAGAGCCCTCGCTCACGCCGCCCAAATCAAGGCCCCAGACCGAACAGACGAGTGCGATGTTGGCTGCGCCGTTGCGACACATAATCTAGGCGAATTCTTCGAAATGCAAGGCAAGACGGACGAAGCGAGGCAAAAGTATGAAGAGGCCATGACTCTGTCAAAAAAGATCAAGTTTGCCGAGGGAGTGAACAACGCCAGATTGGGAATTAAAAGACTAAAAGAGAGCAAGGCGTAA
- a CDS encoding putative duf159 domain protein, whose amino-acid sequence MFDNGSDAIRTWLDPSRTEWNDALQSLLRPFHGKLECYPVSKDVGKVGNNSPSFLVPVDSAANKNNIANFFQSPQKQSVNRTEPDVKVEHEDETRATTDRIQGTEDNAPLPVSETHGIKREHDDDESELPSKRLNSNAAPSPAKTSKRQGTRSATNNGSAAKTTKDKASRKITAFFTSK is encoded by the coding sequence ATGTTTGATAATGGCTCGGACGCTATCCGGACTTGGCTCGACCCAAGTCGCACCGAGTGGAATGATGCCTTGCAGTCATTGTTGCGACCTTTCCATGGCAAACTAGAGTGCTACCCAGTCAGCAAAGACGTTGGCAAGGTTGGCAACAATTCGCCCTCGTTTCTCGTACCCGTCGATAGCGCGGCCAACAAGAATAACATTGCCAACTTTTTCCAAAGTCCGCAAAAGCAATCCGTCAACAGAACGGAGCCTGACGTCAAAGTTGAGCACGAAGATGAAACCCGTGCGACGACGGACCGCATCCAAGGAACCGAAGACAATGCTCCATTACCTGTTTCAGAGACTCACGGCATCAAACGAGAACACGACGACGATGAGTCTGAATTACCAAGCAAACGCCTAAACAGCAATGCGGCTCCGAGTCCTGCCAAAACGTCCAAGAGGCAGGGCACTAGGAGCGCCACGAACAACGGCAGTGCCGCAAAGACGACCAAAGACAAGGCATCTCGGAAGATTACGGCCTTTTTTACCAGCAAGTGA
- a CDS encoding isochorismatase family protein has protein sequence MESLMDLVTQNQPHFQTRQALLVIGLQNDFCQPDGRLPVDTSTGFLERIGTLIPKFREISGNVIWVQTLYEADRIATGADTGEGDALVVGGLIDGDESSTEAGDEELGKEAALLPAQSRSSKHKQRALDLLKRVSARRKTLPKEIAKASVEEDDELFLLKSENRTPACVPGTSGAEFAGPFAGQIQRPADSVIKTTNYSAFQGTNLLMTLRAKLVTELFICGCITNVSVLATVIDAARHGVKICVVEDCLGFRKENRHDLALRRMDEFFDAYLVNSEEILSKEPLPTSKKPAKPDKDSQQALESALGKMSLGETKKAENELKTASERGPETSDKDFSDLLVRAATGQD, from the exons ATGGAATCTCTCATGGATCTGGTGACGCAGAACCAGCCGCACTTTCAAACACGTCAAGCCCTCCTTGTCATTGGCCTACAAAACGACTTTTGTCAACCCGACGGCCGGCTTCCAGTCGATACCAGCACCGGCTTTCTCGAGCGCATCGGAACACTGATTCCCAAGTTTAGAGAAATCAGCGGCAATGTGATTTGGGTTCAGACGCTGTATGAGGCTGATCGGATTGCGACCGGAGCAGACACGGGCGAAGGCGACGCCCTGGTCGTGGGCGGGCTGATTGATGGAGACGAGAGCAGCACCGAGGCTGGCGACGAAGAGTTGGGCAAGGAAGCAGCCTTGTTGCCTGCGCAGTCACGATCTTCAAAACACAAGCAACGAGCCCTCGACTTGCTAAAGCGCGTCTCGGCGCGCAGAAAGACGCTTCCAAAAGAGATTGCCAAGGCGTCGGTCGAAGAGGACGATGAGCTGTTTCTGTTAAAGAGCGAGAATCGGACGCCAGCATGTGTACCAGGTACAAGCGGAGCCGAGTTCGCAGGTCCCTTTGCTGGCCAGATTCAACGGCCGGCAGACAGTGTCATCAAGACGACAAACTATTCAGCCTTCCAGGGCACGAACCTGTTGATGACTTTGCGCGCAAAACTCGTTACTGAACTCTTTATATGCGGATGCATTACTAATGTGTCTGTGCTTGCAACCGTCATTGATGCAGCCCGACATGGCGTTAAGATTTGTGTCGTGGAAGACTGTCTGGGCTTTCGCAAGGAGAACCGTCATGACTTGGCCTTGAGACGCATGGACGAATTCTTTGATGCCTACCTGGTCAATAGCGAGGAGATCTTGAGCAAGGAGCCTCTGCCAACGTCCAAGAAACCAGCAAAACCTGACAAAGATAGTCAACAAGCTCTCGAGTCGGCTCTGGGCAAAATGTCTCTGGGCGAAACCAAGAAAGCTGAGAATGAGTTGAAGACTGCAAGTGAGCGTGGTCCAGAGACTAGCGACAAGGACTTCTCCGATTTGCTAGTCAGGG CCGCAACTGGTCAAGACTAA
- a CDS encoding 2OG-FeII-Oxy-2 multi-domain protein, whose protein sequence is MLHRQGEVPRLVCCQGEFGDDGSMPVYRHPADQTLPLLHFSPKVHVIRKQAEKLVGHPLNHALIQLYRSGSDFISEHSDKTLDIVQGSSIVNVSFGSQRTMRLRTKKPLSKTDEPGTADDATDQRKTQRVPMPHNSMFVLGLKSNSKWLHGIQPDKRIASERSAAETSYNGMRISLTFRQIGTFLDAKETTIWGRGATSKTTRDAADVINNDEEEAQRLIIAFSRENQDPDFSWQDHYGDGFDVLHLHNPPPPDTPLLFASNNTIETQQAMIGLAEAKISYTLIDAPQLDMSYELDRQVTFRDNDTHHTEIHMSSSVLLYLDRYHALDTSSASNPVTANAYLVMLLTAGIIKAWLNRRVPGYEAELRNLVLRLEEEVGVLGGPFVAGSRFSIADCYVWPVVHVLVGEWEGWDKAAMGGLEDWYRKCWKKKACVKKVAGSLAGGEVEKWGKGGCIL, encoded by the coding sequence ATGCTGCACCGGCAAGGCGAGGTTCCACGTCTTGTATGCTGTCAGGGTGAGTTTGGAGACGACGGGTCAATGCCCGTATACCGCCACCCGGCAGACCAAACCCTACCTCTCTTACACTTTTCGCCCAAGGTGCACGTCATACGAAAGCAAGCCGAAAAGCTTGTCGGCCATCCACTCAACCACGCATTGATTCAACTCTACCGCTCCGGTAGTGACTTTATATCTGAGCACTCTGACAAGACACTCGATATTGTCCAGGGCTCATCAATAGTTAATGTAAGCTTTGGGTCACAGCGTACAATGCGCCTACGGACCAAAAAACCCCTGTCCAAAACCGACGAGCCCGGCACTGCAGACGACGCGACCGACCAACGCAAAACGCAACGCGTACCCATGCCACACAATTCCATGTTTGTCCTAGGCCTGAAGAGCAACTCCAAGTGGCTCCACGGCATCCAACCCGACAAGCGCATTGCCTCCGAACGCAGCGCCGCAGAAACAAGCTACAACGGCATGCGCATCAGCCTCACCTTCCGCCAAATCGGTACCTTCCTCGACGCCAAAGAAACCACAATCTGGGGCCGAGGCGCCACCTCGAAAACCACCCGCGACGCCGCCGATGTCATCAACaacgacgaagaagaagcccAGCGTCTAATCATCGCCTTCTCGCGCGAAAATCAAGACCCAGATTTCTCCTGGCAAGACCACTACGGCGACGGCTTCGACGTCCTCCACCTACACAACCCACCCCCACCTGACACGCCCCTCCTCTTCGCCTCCAACAACACCATAGAAACCCAACAAGCCATGATCGGGCTTGCTGAAGCAAAAATCTCATACACACTCATTGATGCCCCACAGCTAGACATGTCCTATGAACTAGACCGCCAAGTCACCTTCCGTGACAACGACACCCACCACACTGAGATTCACATGTCTTCCTCTGTCCTCTTATACCTAGACCGTTACCACGCACTCGATACGTCCTCCGCTTCTAACCCCGTCACAGCCAACGCGTACCTCGTTATGCTGCTCACTGCCGGAATCATTAAAGCGTGGTTGAACAGAAGGGTGCCGGGGTATGAAGCCGAGCTGAGAAATCTGGTGCTGAGACTGGAAGAGGAGGTCGGGGTACTGGGAGGCCCATTTGTAGCAGGGAGTAGGTTTAGTATTGCAGATTGTTACGTTTGGCCCGTTGTACATGTGTTGGTAGGGGAGTGGGAGGGTTGGGATAAGGCGGCCATGGGTGGGTTGGAGGATTGGTATAGGAAGTGttggaagaagaaggcgTGTGTCAAGAAGGTTGCTGGGTCACTGGCTGGAGGAGAGGTTGAAAAATGGGGGAAAGGCGGGTGTATATTGTGA